In the Salvia splendens isolate huo1 chromosome 16, SspV2, whole genome shotgun sequence genome, CTTACCGTTGGAGGTCTGATCAATGGCTATGGTATCGAAGGAAGCTCCCATATTTATGGCCTGTTCTCCGATACTGTCGTGGCTTATGAAATTGTTTTGGCAGACGGCCAGTTGGTTAGAGCAACAAAAGACAATGAATACTCTGACCTCTTCTACGCCATCCCATGGTCTCAGGGGACACTAGGACTCCTTGTTGCAGCTGAGATTAAGCTCATCCCTATCAAGGATTATATGAAGGTAACATACAAGCCTTTAGTGGGTAATCTTAAGGAGCTCGCACAAGGTTATATTGATTCGTTCACACCAAGGGACGGGGATCAGGACAATCCTGACAAGGTGCCAGACTTTGTTGAGACCATGATCTACTCTCCAACTGAAGCTGTCTTCATGACAGGTAGATATGCTTCAAAGGAAGAGGCCAAGAAGAAGGGAAACAAGACCAACAGTGTTGGCTGGTGGTTCAAACCATGGTTCTACCAGCATGCTCAGACTGCATTGAAGAAAGGCGAATTTGTTGAGTATATCCCAACGAGAGAATACTACCACAGGCATACTAGGTGCTTGTATTGGGAGGGGAAACTCATTCTTCCCTTTGCTGACCAGTGGTGGTTCAGGTTTCTCTTTGGTTGGTTGATGCCCCCTAAGGTCTCCCTCCTCAAGGCTACTCAGGGTGATGCTATTAGAAACTATTACCACGAGATGCACGTCATTCAGGATATGCTCGTCCCCCTGTACAAGGTGGGAGATGCTCTGGAATGGGTCCACAGAGAGATGGAGGTATATTTATTAGATTTTCCTATCTTATGTCTTACAATATCGATGTTGTTAGTTCTGTATTTATACTAACAAGTGAATGCTGTATAGGTATATCCAATCTGGCTCTGCCCACACAGGCTGTACAAACTCCCAGTGAAAACCATGGTGTATCCTGAGCCAGGATTCGAGCTACAGCGCAGACAGGGTGACACCCAGTATGCTCAAATGTACACTGATGTTGGAGTCTATTACGCCCCCGGGCCAGTTCTGAGAGGTGAGGAATTTGACGGGTCTGAGGCAGTCTGCAGGATGGAGAGCTGGTTGATTGAGAACCACGGTTTCCAGCCACAGTATGCTGTGTCCGAGCTCAACGAGAAGAACTTCTGGAGAATGTTTGACGCTGGCCTCTACGAGCATGCCAGGAGGAAGTACGGAGCTGTGGGCACCTTCATGAGCGTGTACTATAAATCGAAGAAGGGCAGGAAGACGGAGAAGGAGGTTCAGGAAGCTGAGCAGGCTATCTGCGAAGCGCCTGATGCTGAGGCCGATTAAAAACACTGCGAATGCTGGCTGTTGTTGTTGATGAAATTCGAGAAGGATTGTGTTGTTTCCCTCCCTTTTCTCTGAGTTATCGATTTTTGCTTTATGTATTGAGACCTGTAGTTTGCTAAGTTTAACTCTGTAGACTTTTGATTTGAAGATGGGAAGAAGTGCTGTGCACTATCCCTCCCTCTCCTATTATTCCATCCTGTGATGTTACTCTCACCTAATTTATTACAGGAAATTGGTTTACTTTCTTTACTTTGAATTATCGGTCCTAATAAGTTTACAGGCATAAATTTCATTATGAGGTAATTTTATGTTCTGTTTTTAGCTTGGTTTGTCAATCAAAAATTCACATGTCAATATAGAATGAAACCTTCACATATTGATTTGAGTACACACAAATAATAACACCATGTAGGTGAAGTAGCTAAtgcatataaaaatataaaacgaCAATAGTTTATACTCTATTcatctataaaaaataaaaaataatctattttctattttggtctgTTCATCAAAATTAGTCCCTATTTATTTGTCTATAAAAAacaatctatttttttattttggtccattcatcaaaattatttcctatttatttgtttgtagtgTATGTTTCTCTTAATAAGTGAATCATATTTTTCACTAATCATACTTCCTACCATTTTTGTTCTGtctatttcttttaaatttttaccGATTTGTATTACTCCTAATACCATGAGTATCATTTACTAATCATGTCTATTTTTCGTGGCAAAAATCAGAAATCTTTTGTAACTTTAATTATTAATGCCAGCTAATCTTAAGTGACAACACAGTCAAATTGCCACGGACAATAATATAAATGTGACCGTTAAAAGCTGAACGTTGGGCTTTGGAAATTTCGACACTTCTATAAATCCATGAAAAAGTCCAGTTCAGCTCAAACACTGTCTTCTTCTCTATATATATTCCCATCTCAATAAATAACTCGCAATTcattctctcactctctctctctgcgaTGGGGATGGTGATAGTGTTGTCTTTGCCATTGATTCTGTTTTCATTACTTCTAGGATTTGGGTGTTATCTTTTCGGAAGAGCAAAGGGCAGGAAAGAAGCATATGCCACCGCACAAATTTTCACCGCACCAGCTCCGCCGCCGGGAAGCGTCGCCGCCGCCGATTACAAAGCTCCTCATCAGCCACTACAACCCATCTTCAAGCCCGACAATTCAGCTAATGTTTAGTGCTACTTTTTCCTGCGATGAGAGAGCTTTTTTCTGTGTGAAAAAAATGGTATACATATATGTTGATTTGTGGTGATATTCAAATTTTTGTACGTCTTGTAtgatgaaatattaattttataattgtttGTTCAAATAACCACATTTGCCGTTGAATGGATTCAAATTCCACTATTTAATCATAGTTCATAATTCGATTTTGCGTCTCTAATTCTTGGAACCATAATCGATTGTTAATCGACCCaaagaaaatcaaaataaaaaacacaaattagGTATTGAAAATCGAGGAAGGATTGGTAAAGTTAATAAAATCAAAGTCAAAATCAAAGTCTTGAATTTATTTATCGAGCTGGTTATGACTTAGAACCGAAACATTATTCTGGCACGGGCTTGTTGAGTTTGATCCTCCCGCTCGTTCACATCAGTAAAGCCATTGTCCTCGTTGATGGATACTTGTATCTGATTGACTCTGATTTAGCCGAACCGTCTAAGAGAATCGCTCTTTTCAAAGGAGTCACTGCGTTTTCTCGGAAATTCCCAAGTAGAAGCTAAAGGTAAATTTAAAGCATGAAATAGTGTGATTGAACCTTGAGTTGAATGTATAATATGCCACTGTGACGATGCtcaattttgatttgtttgtaCTCATATCATGTTATTCCGTTTAGATCATGGCATCAGCTGTGTACAGTAGATTGCTTGATCTTGTAAGCAATTTGGTACTGAAGGTTGAAACGTGATGGATTCGGGAGTGAGTTTCAAGTAATTGTCAATTTTAACTGACAATTGAGTGTCGATTGCTTTATTCTGGATGCTTATTTTGTTGTATTGTGTCTTATTTTTTGTATTGAAGCTGATCTTCTACTGGAGAGTTTCTAGAGAAGAACAAATCAAAGATCTTCTCAGGAAAAAGAGCTTCAAGGAAGCCATCTCCTTGGTTGAAGATCTAGAGAATGATGGTGAAATAACACACGAGATACTCTCGTTTGTCTATTCACAGGTGGGATTAGTGTTGCTATTTGATTTGCATTTCAAGGAAGCAGTAGATCATTTCTTGCTTTCAGAAAACATGCAGCCTTCTGaactttttccattttatcATGCCAGACTGGTATGTCTAAATTTCTTTCTATATGTGTTTATTACACAGCTCAACATGTTTCTTTTTTGTTCATTTGAATGTCATACCTCGATCCTAGTCTTACTCATTAAAACTTACCACTTGTGTCCATGTAAACATCTGTTTCTTTGTTGTGTTTGTCATGTTATTTGAGATGGCGATTACTTACATGGAGTACAATAAATTTGTTTGGATCCAGGTCCCAAGAAACCGGTATTGGGGTTTGCGTCCTCCTCCAGCACCTCTCGAAAATGTAATAAATGATGGACTGAAAGCTATTCAAAGAGCTCTTTTTCTTAAGAAGGCGGGTGCAGATTCTTCTGTTGATGATGAGTTTCTTCTACATCCACCCACAAGAGCTGATCTGTTAGAGTCTGCCATAGAGAACATGATAAGGTTTATCTAAATTTCTGTTAGTAGTTATTTGATGTTCACTATATGCAATTTTGTCCGATGGCCTGAGTTCTGTTTATGagtgtttgagatattttggCTTCTTATCTGAAGAGGTGTTGTATTGTGAGCTACTCTACATCGGGCTAATTTTGTGTGTCCAACTTTCACTGATTTGCTGTAGATATTTGTACACATGCCGCAAAAGAGATCTAGCCATTTTTGTGAAGGAGGGGGTTGACACTCTTCTGATGTTATCTTTATAGAGCTCGAAATTGTGTTGATAATATGGAAAGGCTTGCTTCTTCAGAGAACTGTTATGTAGTGGTAATGCTTACCTTTTACTTCTCCCTCGGTTGAATGAGATACTATCAATTATGGACTGATTTGTTATGTCCTTATATGGTAAATAATGAGGGAAGATTGATCATCAAGGCTGCTTTGTGATTCAACTAACAGATTTTGTAATAATCTCGTTAGCACAGTGAATATCAAGTTTATTGTAACAAGATTGTGTCCATTTTACTTTATTAGGAAACTGGAGAATTTTGAAGCTGCTGAAAACTACTATGCGGAGATTGGTAAGCCAGATGCTTATATACAGTCAGTTATCTTTCTCTCTTCTTATTCCTTAAATGCAGGTAACATTAGGTTGCTTGACATATATTTGGATCGTAAGGATGCTTGACATATATTTGGATCGTAAGG is a window encoding:
- the LOC121772618 gene encoding delta(24)-sterol reductase-like isoform X1, with the translated sequence MVLHYGLYFTTMSDLEAPLRPKRKKIWVDYFVQFRWIIVIFVVLPISFTLYFLTYLGDVWSESKSFKKRQQEHDENVEKVVKRLKERNPKKDGLVCTARKPWIAVGMRNVDYKRARHFEVDLSAFRNVLEIDQERMVARVEPLVNMGQISRVTVPMNLSLAVVAELDDLTVGGLINGYGIEGSSHIYGLFSDTVVAYEIVLADGQLVRATKDNEYSDLFYAIPWSQGTLGLLVAAEIKLIPIKDYMKVTYKPLVGNLKELAQGYIDSFTPRDGDQDNPDKVPDFVETMIYSPTEAVFMTGRYASKEEAKKKGNKTNSVGWWFKPWFYQHAQTALKKGEFVEYIPTREYYHRHTRCLYWEGKLILPFADQWWFRFLFGWLMPPKVSLLKATQGDAIRNYYHEMHVIQDMLVPLYKVGDALEWVHREMEVYPIWLCPHRLYKLPVKTMVYPEPGFELQRRQGDTQYAQMYTDVGVYYAPGPVLRGEEFDGSEAVCRMESWLIENHGFQPQYAVSELNEKNFWRMFDAGLYEHARRKYGAVGTFMSVYYKSKKGRKTEKEVQEAEQAICEAPDAEAD
- the LOC121772618 gene encoding delta(24)-sterol reductase-like isoform X2 produces the protein MSDLEAPLRPKRKKIWVDYFVQFRWIIVIFVVLPISFTLYFLTYLGDVWSESKSFKKRQQEHDENVEKVVKRLKERNPKKDGLVCTARKPWIAVGMRNVDYKRARHFEVDLSAFRNVLEIDQERMVARVEPLVNMGQISRVTVPMNLSLAVVAELDDLTVGGLINGYGIEGSSHIYGLFSDTVVAYEIVLADGQLVRATKDNEYSDLFYAIPWSQGTLGLLVAAEIKLIPIKDYMKVTYKPLVGNLKELAQGYIDSFTPRDGDQDNPDKVPDFVETMIYSPTEAVFMTGRYASKEEAKKKGNKTNSVGWWFKPWFYQHAQTALKKGEFVEYIPTREYYHRHTRCLYWEGKLILPFADQWWFRFLFGWLMPPKVSLLKATQGDAIRNYYHEMHVIQDMLVPLYKVGDALEWVHREMEVYPIWLCPHRLYKLPVKTMVYPEPGFELQRRQGDTQYAQMYTDVGVYYAPGPVLRGEEFDGSEAVCRMESWLIENHGFQPQYAVSELNEKNFWRMFDAGLYEHARRKYGAVGTFMSVYYKSKKGRKTEKEVQEAEQAICEAPDAEAD